The genomic interval GGCGATGGCAAGGGAAGAACACATCGAGATGGAAGGCAAGGTCATTGAGACCTTGCCCAATACCACGTTCAGGGTCCAGCTCGCCAACGGCCACATCGTCACGGCCCATATCTCCGGAAAGATGCGCAAGAACTACATTCGCATCCTTACCGGTGACTCGGTGACCGTGGAGCTCACCCCCTACGATCTGAGCAAAGGGCGGATCATCTATCGAGCGCGTTAGGAGAGGTCGCCTCAGCCCGCTTGGTCTCTCCCTGCGACAGGTAACCATTCCCTTTTTACGACCACGAGCAATCCGCGCGCGGCGGCCTCAATGCGATCCAAGGCCTGCTCGAACAGCTCAGCACCACCGCCATAGGGATCGGCGACCTCCATGGTGTTCCATTCCGGGGCGAAATGCATGAGGAGATGGATCTTGTATCCCTGACTCCGCGGACAGCGCGACAGCAGGGTCTCATAGTTGTAGCGATCGAGCGCAATGAGGCGGTCAAAGCGATGAAAATCGCCCGCTTTCAAGGCCCGGGCGCGTATCGTCCCGATCTCGATCCCCCGTCTGCGGGCGGCCGACACGGCGCGCGGATCCGGTGGCTCTCCGGCACGGTGCCGTCCATGAGTCCCCGCCGAGCGCACCTCGACGGCGGAGCCGAGCCCAGACGCCGCGACGAGCGCACCAAACACCCCCTCCGCGGTGGGCGAACGGCAGATATTCCCCGTGCAGACAAACAGGATCCTGAGCCTCGGCCCGCTCCTCCTCGCGGCCCCGGCGGCACGGCCACACGCCAGTGCAAAGGCACTCCGCCACTGACGCCACCGCGAGCCGCCACCCTCAGCAGACACCCTGCAACCTCAGACACGCCCCGGCGGAGAAGAAACCCGATCCCGCACGGCGCCCGATACTGCCCGCTATTGACGAACCCGCACGCAGCGGCTCGCGTCCTGTGTGAGGGGTGCGCCGCCGGTAAACCCGGACCTGTCAGACAACCGCTACATCTTCCGCGTGCAGACCCTTCTGCCCCTCCTTGATGCTGAACTCGACCCGTTGTCCATCCTGCAGGGAACGATATCCGTTGCCGCGAATCGCACGGAAATGAACGAACACGTCGTCACCCTTGTCGCGCTGAATGAAACCGTAACCCTTGGAGTTGTTGAACCACTTCACCGTGCCCTTTTCGCGTTCCGACATACTGTGATGACCTCTATGAGACTGACGATATACCCAACCGACCTGCATCGCAGGCGCCACTGGAGCACGCCCATCGACCCCGGCTCCTAAACCTGTTCCCACCGTTGATTATTGTTGAATAATTCTAGTGGGAGTCCTGCGAAGTTGTTTCGATCGACGCCTCCAGGAACTGCATTTCTTTGGCGCACTTCATTTGGCCCTTCTTTGGTGCATCGATCGCCTGGCGACGCGGAGAACGGGAACTGACACGCGAGGAAGGGTCTCGACGAAGCAACGCCCTGTGTAACAAACCGACTTTTATATTGCTACTGGCACCCACGGGCACCGGGGACATCCATGGATAGGGGCATCCAAGGGAGCATCAGACAGGCAATACCAATTCCAACTTTCGCTTCATTACCGCTTGCAGCCGCGCTGTGTAACTCGCCTGGCTACAATGGCTTAGCTTACACCATAAATCTCATCGTGCAAACCTGTGCCCGGCGGCGGGCCAGGGCTCAGGCCGTTACCAGCCGCCGCCGGAGGCGGGCCAGATCGCCGGGGGTATCCACGCCGCCTTCCACCGGACCCGCGGCGATGGCAACGGCGATTCGATAGCCATGATAGAGGACACGCAGCTGTTCCAGGGCCTCGATCTGCTCGATAGCACACACCGGCAAGCGGCACAGGCGGCGCAGGAAGCCGGCGCGATACGCATACAGACCCAGGTGTCGGAACCATGTCGCTCGAGTCGGATCCAGCGGCCCAGCTCGCGCCTCGTCGGGACCGGCGCGCGCAAAGGGGATGGGCGCACGGCTGAAGTACAAGCCATGGCCGGCGTCATCCATGACCACCTTGACGACATTGGGATTGAAGAGGTCCTCCCGCCTCGAGATCGGCGTGCACAGCGTGGCCATGGGCACATCCCGAGCGAGCAGAGCGGCCACCTCGGCGATGGCGTGTGGCGGCATGAACGGTTCATCGCCCTGCAGATTGACGATGACGGTATCATCGTCCTCCCCGAGGCGCGTCGCGGCCTCGGCGATGCGGTCCGTACCCGAGGCATGCCCGGGAGCGGTGATGCACACCGTGGCACCGAAGGCCTCGGCGCGCGCCTTGATGCGCTCATCGTCGGTGGCCACTACCACGCTCGCCGCGCCACTCTCCCGGGCGCGCTCGAACACGTGCTGCAACATAGGCTTGCCCGCGATGTCGAGGAGGGGCTTGCCGGGTAGCCGCGACGAGCCATAGCGGGCCGGGATGTACACCCGGAAATGCAACTATACGACCTCGTCCGGCGTCAGCTTGCGGGCCTCATCCTCGAGCATCACCGGGATCTCGTCGCGGATGGGATAGGCCAGCCGGCACGCCTTACAGACCAACTCGGCCTCCGCGCGCCGGTAGCCGAGCGGTCCTTTGCAGACCGGACAGACCAGGATGTCCAATAGATGTTTATCCACGACACTCACTCCGAAGAAGTTCGATGAGCCGTTGCTCGAATTCCAGGGGTAGATGCGCTGCTATCCGCAGGTACCAGTGACCGGGAGCGGCGAAGCGTCGGCATTTTACCGCGTCCTTCTCAGTCATGATGAGCGGGAGCCCGTCGGCGAACGTGATATCGCCCGGCGCGAACCGATGGTGATCGGGATAGGGGTGAGGGATAACCTCAAAACCCAGGGCGGCAAGGGTCGCGAAGAAGCGCTCTGGATGCCCGATCCCCGCGACCGCGTGCACCACGCGTCCCTGCCACGCCGTGGCCGCGAGCGCGTGGTCGTCCGCGAGCGAGCAGAGCGACAACGCCCGGCACTGCATGGGGTAGACGACGGACCTCGGGACCCGATCTGGGGCGAGGTCTCGAATGACATCCGTCCACCCCTGCCCGCCATTCTCCACCACCAGATCCACCGACGCGAGGCGGCGGAGCGGCTCTCGCAACGGACCCGCGGGCAGGAGCCGGCCGTTGCCGAAGCGCCGCACTGCGTCGATGACGGCGATCTCGAGATCGCGGTGGAGGGCGAGGTGCTGCAGGCCGTCGTCGCTCACGATGACATCGCAGCGCTCCAAGAGCATCTGAGCGGCACGGTAACGGTCCGGCCCGGCGACCACCGGGCAGCATGCCCGTCGGGCGAGCAGCACCGCCTCGTCCCCCACCACGGCCGGATCGCTGTCGCTACGCACCTCCTGGGGCCACACGCCTGCCTCGCCCCCGTAGCCCCGCGTGACGATGCCCGGTCGGTAGCCATGGCGGCGCAGGCATTGTGCAAGCCACACCACGAGCGGTGTCTTCCCGGCCCCCCCCACGGTGAGATTGCCCACCACGACGACCGGCTTAGTGCAGCGCCTCACGCGCCTGAGCCCCGCCCGGTAGGCCGCGTGTCTGAGCACCACACAAGCCCGGTAGAGCCAGGATAGCGGCGCGAGCACGAGGCCCAGGGGGTGGCCGCGGTACCAGATGGCTTGGGCGAGATCGGTCAGCGACACATTCCATTGCTTGCTCCCCGCGCCACCGGCATGCGCTGCCCTCATGTCAGGCGCTATAATCCTATTCGGATTCAGGCATTCCCATTCAGGCGCCACGATGTGAACACGGCCATGACGAGCGCTCCGCTCCCATCGCTGGAGACCTTTCAAAACCCCAAACCGGATCGGGACTATCTCATCCGCATCCGCATCCCCGAGTTCACCTGCCTGTGTCCCAAGACCGGCCAGCCCGACTTCGCGACCTTGCGGCTTGCCTATGTCCCCGATCACCAGTGCCTGGAGCTCAAGGCCCTGAAGCTCTACATCTGGTCCTATCGCGAGACCGGCGCCTACCACGAAGACATCACCAACCGCATCCTCGACGACGTGGTGACGGCCATCCGCCCGCGCTTTGCGCGGATCGAGGCGCGGTTCAATGTGCGCGGGGGATTGTACACGACCGTGATCGCCCACTACCAGGCGCCGGAGTGGGCCGCCCCAACCTGTCTCGATCTCGGCTAAGCGGCAGCGGTGAACCCCGCGCGGGAGTTGGCCCATGGGTTTCGGTATGCGCTCGTCGGCGTGCGCCTCATCGCCTCGGCGGGGATCCGGCGCTACGTCGCGATCCCATTGGTCATCAACGCCCTGATCTTCTTCCTCGCCGCACTGTATCTCGTAGAGCGCTTGACCGGGCTGGCACAGCGCTTTCTTCCCGACTGGTTGCAGTGGCTCTTTTGGCCGGTGGTCATCCTCTCGGTCATGGGGATCGTGTTCTTCGGCTTCACCTTCCTCGCCAATCTCGTCGCCACGCCGTTCAACGGCCGCCTCGCCGTGGCCGTCGAGAAACGCCTCACGGGACAGCCACCCGCGGACCCCGCGAGCGGCACGGGCCCGTTCCGGCAGGCGCTGACGGCGTGGCTATCCGAGCTTCGCAAGCTGGCGCATGCGGCCCTGTGTATCATCCCAGTAACGATCCTGTTCTTGGTACCGGGGCTGCAAGTCATCGCGCCGCTCTTGTGGTTCGTGGTCGCGGCCTGGCTCCTGGCACTGGAATACGCAGACTATCCGATGGGCAATCATGGTCTCGACATGCGCGCCCAGCGGGCGCTCTTGGCCGAGCAACGGCCCTTGGCCCTCGGCTTCGGGCTCGCCGCCTTGTGCATGACCCTCATCCCCGTCGTGAACTTCATCGCCATGCCGGCGGCCGTGGCCGGCGCTACGGCGCTCTGGATCGAGCGGCTCCGACCTGTCCGCCCGCCGGTATCGCGCAGCATTCCATCCCCCGGCTAATCCGAATACGCGAGGGTATTGCCCAGACGGCTCGCCAGACGATAGCCGTGGGAGCGCAGCAAGCGCTGGCAGGCCGCCCGATCCGGGCGGGGCAGGTGACGGTGCTCGTAAAGCACGATACCGGGTCTCAAGGCCCGAAAGTCGATCTGCTTGATGATCTCGTAATCATGACCCTCGGTATCGATCGACAAGAGGTCGAGTCGATGGACCCGGTGTTTTTCCAGGAGCCGGCCGAAGGGCAGACATTGCACCTGTTCGCGGATGATATAGCGCTCCAGGTCCGGGACCACGAAACGATGCTTGCGCACCACCTCCAGGTGGAAGGACGCGAGCCCCCCGCACCAGGCGGGCAGGTGCTCCACCTTGTCGCATATCCGAAACAGATCGCGGCGCTCCTCGCGCTCGGCGATGGCCAACGGTTCGATGATGAGCCCGGTATGACCCCGATAATTGGCGCGCAGGCGAGCGCAATAGGCCGGCACCGGCTCCACCAGGATGCCGCGCCAGCGGAAGCGCAGGATGAAGTCGCGCAGGTGGTCGCGCATAGCGCCGTCGTTCGCGCCGATCTGGATGAAGTAGAAATCGTCACAGGCGGACGCCCGCCTCGACAGGACCCGGTCGAGCTTCTTCCAGCCGGGGACATGGAACCAATCGTCGGCGATCTTCACGAGGAAAGAGCACAGCGCGGCCGGGTTCCAAGGCATGGGTATCAGGCTCCGAGAACGCGGCACGGGGGCGATATCATCGACTACAAATCTGGCATTGACTGTAAATCTGGTGTGATCACCACGCCGGTGCCGACCCGGACGGCATCGAACAACGCCACGATGTCCAAGTTCCGCATGCGCACGCAGCCGCGTGAGCCAGGGACACCCATGGGCACTTCGTCGGGCGCCCCGTGGATATAGACGTAGCGGCCGCGGGTATCGACATCGCCTCCCTGGTTGCGCCCGGGCTCGAGCCCGGTGAGCCATAGGATGCGCGTCAGGATCCAGTCGCGGCCGGGATACCGCTCCCCTAATGCCGGCGTATACACCTCGCCGGTCGGACGGCGCGCCACGAACACGGTGTTCACGGCGCACCCGTGACCGATCTTCTCATCGATCGCGTGCCGGCCGCACGGTGTACACTCGCTACCCCGCGATTCGCCCGCACCATTCTTGCCGGTAGACACCGGATAAACCGCGCGCCTCTCCCTACCCCGAAAGAGCGTGAGGCACTGCCGGCCGAGGTCGATCTGGATGCGGGTGGAATCGTGCATGTGGCTGGACCTTGATGACTTGGGGCGAGGGCTTGGGGCCTGGTCCTGCACTATTCTAATGATATCGAGGCTCACCCGTGGACCCCGAGCCCCTGTCCGAGCACGGCCCTGAGATCCGCATGCCGACATCTTCGATCCGCACCGCATCTGGACGAGGCACTCTTGCGTGGCGTTCGACACTCGACACGTCTCTCGGCGAGGACCGTTTTCGATGCCTGGCCTCGTGATGCTGGATCTCCTCGGCACCGAGCCCTCGGCCGAGGAACGGGAGCGTCTGCTTCACCCGCAGTGCTGCGGAGTGATCCTGTTCACCCGCAACTACATTGATCCCCGGCAGATCACGGCGCTATGCACGGCGCTGCACGCCTTGAAGAGCCCGCCGCTCCTGATCGCCGTGGACCACGAGGGGGGACCGGTGCAGCGATTTCGCGCCGGGTTCACCCCGCTCCCGCCGTGCGCCGCGCTCGGACGGCTTCATGATCGCGACCCGTTCGAAGCCCGACGCATGGCGTACCTGTGCGGTTTCGTCATGGCCGCGGAGCTCCGCGCCGTGGGGGTGGATCTGAGCTTCGCTCCGGTCCTCGACCTCGGTCTCGGGACCAGTGCCGTGATCGGCGAGCGCGCCTTCCATCGGGACCCCGAAACGGTGGCCGGGCTGGCATCGGCCTATATCGAAGGGATGCGAAAGGCGGGCATGGCCGCGGTCGGTAAGCACTTTCCCGGTCACGGCTCGGTTGGTGCCGACTCCCATATCGAGATCCCGATAGACTATCGCCCCTATGCCGGCATAGCGGAAACCGACCTGGCACCCTTCGCACGGCTCGCCCGGGCGGACCTTGATGGCATCATGCCGGCCCACGTCGTGTACCCCCAGGTGGACGACCGGCCGGCCGGGTTCTCGCCTGCCTGGCTCAAGCGGGTCCTGCGGACGGCGTTGGGGTTCGAAGGGGTGGTCGTGAGCGACGATCTCTGCATGGCCGGCGCGGCGGGTGCCGGCGGCTACCCCGATCGGGCCCGAGTCGCCCTCGAGGCGGGTTGCGATTTGCTCTTGGTCTGCAACAATCCACAGGGCGCGGCAGAGGTCCTCGCGGCCCTTTCCGATACCCGGCAAATCGGACCCCAGGCTCCGCTCACTCGGCTGTACGGGAATGCCGTGTCGTATGAGCACGGGCCGCACCGCACCGTCGATCGGCAGGAGGCGGTGCGGGCGGTCGCCGCCTTCGCGGCCGAGCCCGAATTACACCGCGCCGTTGCCTCGTAAGGATCCCATATGATCTCTATATTAAGGATAAAGCCGCTTGGCAATGTCGCTGAAAAAACGGCACGCGGCCGTGGCGCTCGATTCATGACCATCGTAGCGGTCGTGCTACTGATCGGCGCTTGGAGCCCATACGGCGTATGGGCGCTCGACTGCGAACCGCTACCGGCTACCGGATCGGTAGCCCCGCACAGCGGGCGCTTCGACCGCGGCCTCTTGTTTCAGGTCACGAAGGCCGGGTACCCAGAGAGCCATGTCTTTGGAACCATCCACGTCGGCGACCCGCGGGTCCTGGCCTTGCCCAAGCCCGTGACCGACGCCTTCGAGAAGAGTCGCGGCCTGGTCATCGAAGTCATGCTCGACGAGGGCGGCCTGGCGGCGTTCTCCACGCACATGCTCCTCGAACCGGGCAAGACCCTCCCCGCGGAGATCGGCCAGCCACTCTTCGAGCACGCCGCGCCCCTCTTGGAGCGCTACGCGATCCCCCGCGAGGCGGCCCTGCACTTGAAGCCCTGGGTCGTCTTTACGACCCTGAACTTACCGCCGCCCACCGATCTCGTGGCGCTCGATCTGGAGCTCGTGCACAAGGCGCAGGAAAGTGGCAAGGCAGTACAGGGTCTGGAGTCGGTCGAGGAACAGGCGGCGGTGCTGGGCGGACTGCCTCTGAACGACCAGATCGCACTCCTCAACGATACCGTGTGCCATTACGACGCCATACAACTGGAGATTTCGGCGCTATTGCGCGCCTATCTCGATCGCGACCTCGGAACGCTCATGGCCCTGGCCGAGAGATATCAAGCCAGCGGGCAAGACCGCTACAGCCGGCTCATGGACAGCCTGTTATGGAAGCGGAACCGTCTCATGGTCGAGCGCATGGCACCCCGGCTGACCGAGGGATCATCGTTCATTGCCATCGGCGCCCTGCACCTGGCCGGTGAGCGTGGCGTGCTGGCGCTGCTCGAAGGCCTCGGTTATCGGGTGTCGCGGGTTTACTGACCTGCGACCCCGGAGCAACGATGACCCGTGACTGGGCACCCATACAGCGACCGGCGAGCGCGGGAAAGGATCACCGCCACTTCGCCGTAGCGCCTTCTTATTTTGTATGTGTAGGCCGGCACTCGTCCGCCTCTTCCCGGCGCCGGCGCGGACCGTCCCACTGACCGGTCTTTATCTCGGCCATGCCCCCACCTTGCGCCCCTCTCTGCCTCGCCCGCGGCCTTACGTCTACAGCAACTTCATCATGAGCCTGGATGGGCGCATCGCGCTCGATCACTCGGAGACCGGCGAGCGGCTGGTACCGGAGTCGATCACTAACCCGGACGACTGGCGTCTCTTCCAGGAGCTGGCCGCGCAAGCCGACGCCATCGTGACGAGCGGCCGTTATCTACGCCAGTTGGTCCGTGGTCGGGCCCAGGACCTGCCGCCGGTGAGCACGGCAGCCGAGTACCGGGATCTCATCGATTGGCGCCGGAGTCACGGGCTCGCCGCGCAACCGGCCATCGTGGTCCTCAGCCGGCGGCTCGATCTTCCTGTGGCGCAGATCATCGCGCCGCTTGAGCGGCCCCTGTACATCGCCACCGGGAGAGAGGCGCCGCCGGAACAGGTAAGGGCACTGGAAGCTGCGGGCGCCGAGGTCCTGCTAACGGGGGCAGGGCGAGGGGTATGCGGCGCCGAACTGATCGAGGTACTAGGCGCCCATGGTTTCAACAGCATCTACGCCATCGGCGGCCCCGGCGTCCTGTCGACCTTGCTGGCGGCCGGTGCCGTCGATCGACTGTACCTCACCCACGCACACCGCCTCCTCGGCGGAGGATCCTTCGATACGCTGTTGAATGGCCCGCGCCTGTGCCCGCCGGTGGATTTCACCCTGAGCGGCCTCCACTACCAGGAACGGATCGGTGTCGCCTGCGGCCAACTGTTTGCGGTCTACGATCGGATCCAGGGCGAGACTTGAAAATGCGGCCTGTGCGCCAACAATCTGCTCTTAGGCGGCGCTCAACATCGGAAGCGAGGCATCACCGAGCGCCCTGCCCCGCATCGGAGCGGTGAGCCTTACCTGCTCGCCTATCCAGGAATAGGTCCGGCGCATGCCTTCTTCCAGCGGGATGGACGGGGTCCACCCCAGCGCCATGTGAATGAGCGCGTTGTCCGAGGTCCTGCCCCGAACCCCGATCGGGCCATCGATGCTCTTGATGGCGAGCGTCTTTCCCGAGATCCGGATCACCATCCTCGCGAACTCGTTGATGCTGATCATCTCTTGGGAGCCGACGTTGACGGGGCGGGTGAAATCGGATCGCATCAGACGCCGGACCGCCTCCAGACACTCATCGATGTATAGGAACGACCGCGTCTGCCTGCCGTCACCCCAGATCTCGATCTGGCCGCCATTGTCCGCTTCCGCGACCTTGCGGCACTGGGCCGCGGAGGCCTTCTCACGGCCGCCGTGCCATGTCCCTTCGGGCCCGAAGATGTTGTGGAATCGAGCGATCCGCACGGCCAGTCCATGGTTACGGCGGTAGGCCAGATACAAGCGCTCGCTAAAGAGTTTTTCCCATCCATACTCGCTGTCCGGCGCCGCAGGATATGCGGAGTCTTCCGAGCATTTGGGGTTGTCCGGGTCTTCCTGGTTGTACGCCGGGTACATGCACGCCGAAGAGGAATAGAAGACCTTCTTCACACCGCAAAGCCGCGCCCCTTCGGCGATATTGAGGTTGATGGTCGCGGAGTTGTGTACGACGTCCGCGTCATGGTCCCCCGTGAAGATGTATCCGGCGCCACCCATGTCGGCGGCCAGTTGATACACCTCGTCGTAGGGTCGGTCGAGCACCTCCTTGCACAGCGTCTGGTCACGCAGATCGCCTTTGACGAACTCATCCGCGGCCGTGTCGCTGAACTCCGGGTACTTGAGGTCGACGCCGATCACCCGGTACCCCTCCTGTTTGAGCCGCCTCGCCAGATGGCTGCCGATAAAGCCGCCGGCCCACACACCAAAGCAGTTTTTCTGTCAGCGGTCTATTAACCCCATCTAGTGTAGTGTAACAATTATCTTTACAATAAGGACTGGTTATGGTACAGTCCGTTTCATGTGGAAACCAGCCGACGTTTTGCCGATGACTGCAGAACAGAAAAGGACGTTGGAGGCGTGGATTCGGGCCGGGACGACCCCCCAGAGGATCGTACTGCGGTCGCCGGAGAGATACTCCTCCAACTCGCGTAGGCGGAAGGCAGTGCCGCTGATGCGGCCGTTCTCGTGGACATGCGCCCCACCGCAATAGCGAGAGATATGGTTGGTATCGGGAACCCGATCACCCTGCACGGCGTGTGGATTCTGTTGCCCAGGAGTCAACGCCGTAAGGACGTACGATGTCCGTCAGAGATGCCACCGTGGCCATCCCGGACGCTCGAATCGTCTTGTAGGGATCCTTGGGGTCCGGGGCAAAGACCACAAAGTTTACATTGCCGCTTCCTACGAACTCGACCGCGAAATGCCGGTTCTTCCCCTTTCGCCATTCCGCCTGGATGTTGCCGGATGGGGTAAGCACGACGCCTGGATAGACCAGCTTTGGCGTAGACTCCAGGAAGGCGACGAAATCTTGCAAGGGTTCCGGCGCGATAGGGGTCTGTTCGGGGAATTCCTCATGACTTATCTTGGCTAGATAGGCCAAGCGCTTGGCGAGGCGTTCGGCGAATTCAGCTCTAAATCGTTCTCTGACGTGGAGAATTAGCTCGGCGACCGATTGCCGGGGAGATGGTTGCTCCGATCGGCTAAGCGACGAACTCTCCAGACGAAAACGCGGGCGCTCAGGCGGCCTTCTCGCCCAATGCTCTTGGCCCCAGAGCTCTCGATCCTCAGTACGGAGTCCCTCGATAAGACCCCACCCAAACATGGTAGAAGCAGTGCTGGTTGCGTCATGCCTGAAGACCACATTCCGCCCAAACATGCTAGAAGCAGTGCTGGTTGCGTCATACCTGAAAGCCACATTCCGCCTGGTATAGGTCCGTAGTATTTCAGCGCTAAGGAATGTTGGTTGAAAACGATCGTGCTCAGCGCTTTGGCTCGAACGTCCTCTTCTAGGAATCTCGAGCCTCATACGTTCAACAGGTCTGACAAGATGTTTTGGTAGGTCGCCCAGTCTTTCTCGGCATTACCCAAGCGATTCATCACCTGGGCATTGCCGGGGTAATCGTGGCAGTCGCGGTGGAAGTTTGCATGGATAAGAATACCGGACACCTGTATGCTTTCTTCTTCCAGGCGCTGGGTAACGATTTCACTGTCCAGGCTAAAAGTGAGTCGTCCTCCATCTAACGGATAAACAAGCTTGAGACCCACGGTTTGTAGCGGGTGAGCCTCGTTATCCCATACACCGGATTTTAGGAAATGGTCCTTCAAGAACGCATTTGCATCGGCGTGCTCTACGAAGCTACGAAAATTGATGCCCACGGCCGAGTAACGAACGTGGGGCAGAACCTCGACGTACTTCTGCGTAATGTCAACAACTTTGCTGGACTGAGGGACACCGAGAGCAGAGGTATCAATAACCTGCAGCCTATGGGATTCGACGGACACCGTCACGCCGCTATCGTATGACACCGTAGCGAACGGTGGCGTGGTGATTGCCGGACCCATGACCTCCCATCCCCAACCCTCCTGCACAATACCTTGCCGCTCCAGGAAGTCGGGGTTGAGTATCGTAGGATTGTGGTCGTTGGCAACCACTACCACTGAAAACTCGAAGTGACTGATGCTCATTACATTTCTGGGCTGGGCACCGGCCAAGCCCAGAGAAAGAATAACCAATTCAAGGTCGTGTGGCAACCGATCCGGCTTCACCGAATGGCCGGGGCGTGTCGCGTGACCTGCCGGAGACAGGACGGCGCAGCCGGTCAGGTTGCATGCCACGGGGCCGGCGGTCGCATGGCGTGCGCGGCACACCTTACTGCTACCGTTGCTCGACCTTCTCTGCAAGCCAGATCTTGATTTGGCACTGGTACGGCACGTCGCGCCTGTTCGCCTCGATCTTGATGCGTTCCAACAAGGCCAGCGGCAGCCGCAGCGAGATCGCTTGGGTGGAGGGTTTGAGATTGGGGAAGCGCACGCGCTGCCCCAGGGACCAGTCGAGGTACTCGGTGGAGTCATGGGTTTCCCAAAACTCGCGCTCCTCAGCCTCGGAGGCGAAATCAGGAATAGGTTTAGGTTTCTTGCTGATAGCCTTTCTATGCATGTCGCGGGCGGAAATTACCCGGATTCTAGTAGTATCGAAACGCAATGTGAAAGCCAGGTAGGGTCGGTATCGCCCGCCGCGATGCGGAGCATGGCCGGGCCATACAAACGCTATTCGCCGGTTTATGGGCAAACCAAGAGGGTCGCGACGTGAGCATGAAGCGAGAGAAAGTCAGGTGCGTAGGCTGAGACGAACGGGGTGGATCCCGTTCCCACCGCGTCCGCAAACTGTGTCGCTGGGGTCAGGCTGCGGCCCGTGCCAGCCCACATCAGTAATGCCACATTGACATGCCATGTTATTACGCCATAATTCTCGCTATGGCCGCCGCACGGAATTTTCACGTGCCCTTACCAGAAAGCACCTACCGCGAGCTCCGCGAGATCGCCGAACAGCTTCACCGACCTGCGACCCAGTTGGGACGTGAGGCTATCGAGAGCTGGTTGAAAGAGGCCCGACGCGCATCGATCGCGGAGGCTATCCAGGCGTATGCAGAGCAAGCCGCGGGAACGGCAGCGGATCTCGACGAGGCGCTCGAAAACGCTTCTATCGAGTGTATGGGATCGACGGAGGGGGGATCGACGGAGGGGCGCGAGGATTGAAGCGAGGCGAGGTCTACTGGGCCCGGCTCGCGCCCCGATCAGGATCGGAGCAGACGGGGCGCCGGCCGGTGATCGTGCTGTCCCATGATGCATTCAACAACGTGCCCACGTGGCGATCGGTCATCGTGGTCCCCGTCTCGAGCTCCCTGCGACAAGCCGGGCGCGGTCCGACCGCTGTACCGCTACCCATCGGAGTGGGCGGCCTTGAACGCGATGGCGTCGCTGTGTGTCACCAAGTCACCACACTCGACCGGGGCAAACTCGCCGAGAGGATTGGACATATTCCAGTCGAGGTCATCGCGAAGATCGAAGATGGACTCAAAGCTGCGCTCGGCATGGTGTAAACCGTGGCCATGGCCTGAGCATGGACTACGGGCGACGGTGCGGAGCCGCATGCGGCGTGGTGGAAACGCTCGATTGTATGGACTACAGCCCGCGTAGCGCGCAATAGGTGAC from Pseudomonadota bacterium carries:
- a CDS encoding TraB/GumN family protein; amino-acid sequence: MTIVAVVLLIGAWSPYGVWALDCEPLPATGSVAPHSGRFDRGLLFQVTKAGYPESHVFGTIHVGDPRVLALPKPVTDAFEKSRGLVIEVMLDEGGLAAFSTHMLLEPGKTLPAEIGQPLFEHAAPLLERYAIPREAALHLKPWVVFTTLNLPPPTDLVALDLELVHKAQESGKAVQGLESVEEQAAVLGGLPLNDQIALLNDTVCHYDAIQLEISALLRAYLDRDLGTLMALAERYQASGQDRYSRLMDSLLWKRNRLMVERMAPRLTEGSSFIAIGALHLAGERGVLALLEGLGYRVSRVY
- a CDS encoding dihydrofolate reductase family protein; the encoded protein is MCRPALVRLFPAPARTVPLTGLYLGHAPTLRPSLPRPRPYVYSNFIMSLDGRIALDHSETGERLVPESITNPDDWRLFQELAAQADAIVTSGRYLRQLVRGRAQDLPPVSTAAEYRDLIDWRRSHGLAAQPAIVVLSRRLDLPVAQIIAPLERPLYIATGREAPPEQVRALEAAGAEVLLTGAGRGVCGAELIEVLGAHGFNSIYAIGGPGVLSTLLAAGAVDRLYLTHAHRLLGGGSFDTLLNGPRLCPPVDFTLSGLHYQERIGVACGQLFAVYDRIQGET
- a CDS encoding NAD-dependent epimerase/dehydratase family protein, which gives rise to MWAGGFIGSHLARRLKQEGYRVIGVDLKYPEFSDTAADEFVKGDLRDQTLCKEVLDRPYDEVYQLAADMGGAGYIFTGDHDADVVHNSATINLNIAEGARLCGVKKVFYSSSACMYPAYNQEDPDNPKCSEDSAYPAAPDSEYGWEKLFSERLYLAYRRNHGLAVRIARFHNIFGPEGTWHGGREKASAAQCRKVAEADNGGQIEIWGDGRQTRSFLYIDECLEAVRRLMRSDFTRPVNVGSQEMISINEFARMVIRISGKTLAIKSIDGPIGVRGRTSDNALIHMALGWTPSIPLEEGMRRTYSWIGEQVRLTAPMRGRALGDASLPMLSAA
- a CDS encoding BrnA antitoxin family protein, encoding MHRKAISKKPKPIPDFASEAEEREFWETHDSTEYLDWSLGQRVRFPNLKPSTQAISLRLPLALLERIKIEANRRDVPYQCQIKIWLAEKVEQR
- a CDS encoding type II toxin-antitoxin system PemK/MazF family toxin, yielding MKRGEVYWARLAPRSGSEQTGRRPVIVLSHDAFNNVPTWRSVIVVPVSSSLRQAGRGPTAVPLPIGVGGLERDGVAVCHQVTTLDRGKLAERIGHIPVEVIAKIEDGLKAALGMV